A window of the Anoplopoma fimbria isolate UVic2021 breed Golden Eagle Sablefish chromosome 17, Afim_UVic_2022, whole genome shotgun sequence genome harbors these coding sequences:
- the pcif1 gene encoding LOW QUALITY PROTEIN: mRNA (2'-O-methyladenosine-N(6)-)-methyltransferase (The sequence of the model RefSeq protein was modified relative to this genomic sequence to represent the inferred CDS: deleted 2 bases in 1 codon), whose translation MSNDSQGSVKGEAAIMPSPSGPASSQGPPLSPSTTSKPPELPDELVQAGWSKCWSRRENRPYYFNRFTNQSLWEVPVLGQHDVISDPLGLNAAPAEGGDSNLGNGQRKRSSSEEQGAGPNSIKRVKVEPTTPISPSTPGVKPWNSAPRTNRPYQPYRPPTTPSPAPAVYRPAVIYWDLDIQTNAVIREHPLQPPAAPHPEIELQRAQLVTKLRQHYHELCHQREGIDPPRESFNRWLLERKVIDKGHDPLLPSECDPVISPSMFREIMNDIPIRLARIKYKEEARKLLFKYAEAAKKMIDSRNASPESRKVVKWNAEDTMSWLRRDHSASKEDYMDRLEHLRQQCGPHLTAVAKDSVEGICTKIYQLSAEYSRRMRQTHLSMLQDPHVCSEASASPQQSRLVYCYPVRLVLPSPPLPRVELHFENDVACLRFRGEMVKVNRGHFSKLELLYRYSCIDDPRFDKFLSRVWCLLKRYQVMFGSGANEGTGLQGALPVSVFEALIRQFGVSFECFASPLNCYFKQFSSAFPDTDGFFGSRGPFLSFCPVSGSFEANPPFCEELMDAMVTHFEELLEKSSEPLSFIVFVPEWRDPVTPALTRMEASRFLRHQLNVPAFEHEYRSGSQHICKRDEMYYRAVHGTAVIFLQNDAGFAKWAPTPERLAELLAAYRPSPSRPASLSSPGPAPITPGDKDSAPKAADRTQSGVMSPGGQDDNNNNSSNTNSSNSSNTTPHPHYHHHHRHRHQQQQQQQQ comes from the exons ATGTCCAATGACAGCCAGGGATCGGTGAAAGGGGAGGCGGCCATCATGCCGTCTCCCTCTGGCCCCGCCTCCTCCCAGGGACCGCCTCTTTCTCCGTCCACCACCTCCAAACCACCTGAGCTTCCAG atgAACTGGTCCAGGCTGGATGGTCTAAGTGCTGGTCTCGGAGGGAGAACCGACCGTATTACTTCAACAGATTCACCAATCAGAGCCTGTGGGAGGTCCCAGTGCTCGGTCAGCATGATGTCATC TCTGATCCGTTAGGCCTGAATGCTGCTCCAGCAGAGGGCGGTGATAGTAACCTAGGTAACggtcagaggaagaggagcagctctgaagagcagggggcggggcctaACAGCATCAAAAGAGTCAAg GTGGAGCCAACGACCCCCATCTCTCCCAGCACCCCTGGGGTCAAACCCTGGAACTCCGCCCCGAGGACAAACCGGCCCTACCAGCCCTACCGGCCA CCCACAACACCAAGCCCTGCCCCCGCAGTGTACAGGCCAGCTGT tATCTACTGGGATCTGGACATCCAGACCAACGCGGTGATCAGAGAGCACCCCCTCCAACCACCTGCTGCCCCCCACCCTGAGATCGAGCTGCAGAGAGCTCAGCTGGTCACTAAACTTCGACAACACTACCACGAACTGTGTCACCAGAGAGAAG GTATTGATCCGCCCCGGGAGTCGTTCAACCGCTGGCTACTGGAGAGGAAAGTGATCGACAAAGGTCACGACCCTTTGCTGCCGAGTGAATGCGACCCCGTCATCTCCCCGTCCATGTTCAGAGAGATCATGAACGACATTCCCATCAG GTTGGCACGTATCAAGTACAAAGAGGAGGCCCGGAAGCTGCTGTTTAAATACGCTGAAGCTGCCAAGAAGATGATTGACTCCAG GAATGCGAGTCCAGAGAGCAGGAAGGTGGTGAAGTGGAACGCTGAAGACACTATGAGCTGGCTGCGCCGAGATCACTCCGCCAGCAAGGAGGACTACATG gaccGTCTGGAGCACCTGAGACAACAGTGTGGTCCTCACCTCACCGCCGTCGCCAAAGACTCTGTGGAGGGAATCTGCACCAAGATCTACCAGCTGTCTGCAGAGTACAGCCGGCGGATGAGACAGACACACCTGAGTATGCTGCAGGACCCCCA tgtgtgttcagaggcGAGTGCGTCCCCCCAGCAGTCCCGGTTGGTCTACTGTTACCCGGTGCGTCTGGTGCTCCCGTCGCCGCCCCTCCCTCGAGTCGAGCTGCACTTCGAGAACGACGTGGCCTGTCTACGCTTCAGAGGAGAGATGGTCAAAGTCAACAGAGGTCACTTCAGCAAACTG gAGTTGTTGTACAGGTACAGCTGTATAGACGATCCTCGCTTTGATAAGTTCCTGTCCAGAGTCTGGTGCCTCCTCAAGAGATACCAG gtGATGTTTGGCAGCGGCGCTAACGAGGGGACGGGTCTGCAGGGGGCGCTGCCAGTGTCGGTGTTCGAGGCGTTGATCCGACAGTTTGGCGTTTCCTTCGAGTGTTTCGCCTCGCCGCTCAACTGCTACTTCAAACAGTTCAGCTCCGCCTTCCCCGACACCGACGGCTTCTTCGGATCCCGAGG gccgttcctgtctttctgtccagTCAGCGGCTCGTTTGAAGCCAACCCTCCGTTCTGTGAAGAGCTGATGGACGCCATGGTGACACACTTTGAG GAGCTTTTGGAAAAGTCCTCTGAGCCTCTGTCCTTCATTGTCTTCGTCCCTGAGTGGCGTGACCCCGTGACCCCGGCTCTGACCCGCATGGAGGCAAGTCGATTCCTCCGTCACCAGCTGAACGTCCCGGCCTTCGAACACGAGTATCGCTCGGGGAGCCAGCACATCTGCAAGAG AGATGAGATGTACTACCGGGCGGTACACGGCACTGCAGTGATCTTCCTTCAGAACGACGCTGGTTTTGCGAAGTGGGCGCCGACTCCGGAGCGTCTGGCCGAGCTGTTGGCAGCGTACCGCCCATCCCCCTCTCGCCCCgcctccctgtcctctcctggCCCCGCCCCCATTACTCCCGGAGACAAAGACTCCGCCCCCAAGGCGGCTGATAGGACGCAGAGCGGGGTGATGTCGCCTGGTGGCCAGGacgataacaacaacaacagcagcaacaccaacagcagcaacagcagcaacaccacCCCCCATccccactaccaccaccaccaccgtcaccgtcaccaacaacaacaacaacaacaacagtag